A single region of the Tigriopus californicus strain San Diego chromosome 8, Tcal_SD_v2.1, whole genome shotgun sequence genome encodes:
- the LOC131884758 gene encoding putative ammonium transporter 2 has translation MNRHEYTDLNLSRPDIFLDTSLEPHGDTDSFFDYGSDAFPTWGYDYYDNLSSEDSLFWHLLKQAQLARHGETFAPTETTPTPPSVELGLEFENDDAAWVMACTFIIFSMQTGYALIESGMCSMKNEVNIMVKNIVDVALGGFTFWCFGYGLVMGKSEYSTPLYGVGYFFFSPDANQYGTGEAYLRFFFQLAYVSSATTIVSGAMAERCNFRAFMLFCVLNVFIYCFPAHWMWGPSGWLKELGAKDIAGAGVVHALGGSSSLVASWYLGPRTGLYTQRDRMIMGNAQNSLVGLFMLWWAFLAFNSGSTFGVSIFKWNFSAKATVTTMISSFGGGILALTVCYVFYRGKIKVGYVVTCVFSSLVAITGSCYIVAAWEAFVIGFSSASLCFLAIKLAEGTNHDDPVASFAVHGVSGVWGLIAVGIFAQADDRIEAAKYDGLLNGGYYLIGVQCLAALVIVVWSMSTTYLLLWFIDHVIPLRMDLVDELLGADYATHNILHADIGIERAVGVLKEFHDFTQEIEPTGNNLGHSLYLEANYQQKLPALPRGKSAKIFGQIITQADVDKYNQRDHRQPPRRAQSGAFGRRGHSQLLTTWHPFDPIEEHQLERGSNHSSLD, from the exons ATGAATCGGCACGAATATACAGATTTGAACTTGTCGAGGCCAGATATCTTCTTGGACACTTCTCTGGAACCCCATGGAGATACAGACTCGTTTTTCGACTACGGGAGCGACGCCTTTCCAACTTGGGGATACGATTACTACGACAATCTATCCTCGGAAGATTCGTTATTTTGGCACCTCTTGAAACAAGCTCAATTGGCCCGGCATGGGGAAACCTTTGCCCCCACTGAGACCACGCCCACTCCACCCTCTGTGGAACTGGGCCTAGAATTTGAAAACGACGACGCAGCTTGGGTAATGGCCTGtactttcatcatcttttccatGCAAACTG GTTATGCTTTAATCGAATCTGGAATGTGTTCCATGAAGAATGAGGTCAACATTATGGTCAAGAACATTGTGGATGTGGCTCTGGGTGGATTCACCTTCTGGTGCTTCGGATACGGCTTGGTTATGGGCAAATCCGAGTACAGCACACCCCTGTATGGTGTGGGGTATTTCTTCTTTTCGCCGGATGCCAATCAATATGGCACTGGCGAGGCCTACCTGaggtttttctttcaattggcCTACGTCTCGTCGGCTACCACAATTGTGTCGGGGGCCATGGCTGAAAG gTGTAACTTTCGAGCGTTTATGCTGTTTTGCGTCCTGAACGTGTTTATCTATTGTTTTCCTGCCCATTGGATGTGGGGTCCCAGCGGTTGGTTGAAGGAACTGGGGGCCAAAGACATCGCAGGCGCTGGAGTGGTCCATGCTTTGGGTGGTAGCTCTA GTCTTGTGGCTAGTTGGTACTTGGGACCTAGGACAGGGTTGTACACTCAACGAGATAGAATGATTATGGGTAACGCCCAAAACTCTTTGGTAGGTCTTTTCATGTTGTGGTGGGCATTTCTGGCCTTTAATTCCGGCAG CACCTTTGGCGTGAGTATATTCAAGTGGAACTTCTCCGCCAAGGCCACAGTCACGACCATGATCTCGTCTTTTGGTGGTGGCATATTGGCACTCACTGTTTGTTACGTGTTCTATCGGGGCAAAATTAAAGTCGGTTATGTGGTGACATGCGTTTTTTCCTCCCTTGTCGCTATTACGG GCAGTTGCTACATCGTGGCCGCTTGGGAGGCCTTTGTCATCGGGTTCAGCTCAGCGTCATTATGTTTTCTGgctatcaaattggctgaaGGCACAAACCACGATGATCCCGTAGCCAGTTTTGCTGTCCATGGCGTGTCCGGAGTTTGGGGTCTGATTGCGGTGGGCATCTTCGCCCAGGCAGATGACCGAATCGAGGCCGCTAAATATGACGGCCTTCTCAACG GGGGATACTATTTGATCGGAGTACAGTGCTTGGCAGCTCTGGTGATTGTGGTGTGGTCAATGAGCACCACTTATTTACTTCTCTGG TTTATTGACCACGTGATTCCACTTCGGATGGATTTGGTGGACGAACTTTTGGGTGCTGATTATGCCACTCACAACATTCTTCATGCGGATATTGGAATCGAGCGAGCCGTTGGGGTTCTCAAAGAATTTCACGACTTCACCCAAGAGATCGAGCCCACTGGGAACAACCTAG GTCACTCATTGTATTTGGAGGCCAACTACCAACAAAAACTGCCTGCCTTACCCCGGGGAAAGTCggccaaaatatttggccaaattaTCACTCAAGCTGATGTAGACAAGTACAACCAAAGAGATCATCGTCAACCCCCTCGACGAGCTCAAAGTGGAGCCTTTGGTAGGAGGGGACACAGCCAGTTGTTGACCACATGGCACCCGTTTGATCCCATTGAAGAGCACCAATTGGAACGGGGCTCGAACCATTCTTCCTtggattga